In a single window of the Xiphophorus couchianus chromosome 10, X_couchianus-1.0, whole genome shotgun sequence genome:
- the abca5 gene encoding cholesterol transporter ABCA5 isoform X2, which yields MRNAGSMQPVFRRDAGVWSQTRSLLYKNLLIKWRTKQQSLQELILPLLLLGLLILISTLNPHVYYGAINTAELPNDDFFQNLKGLAFTPITNITSHIMDEVAHFISVQDRLEMFSSEEELENASLYESSSYIGVVFLDSSATSYTLRFPHNKLPLPSDYTESIASCYSSMLKCRAANYWYSGFTRLQSMIDAAIIEMQSKRPVRKELDIKVVMMGQPGSVEVHKFPHALISIYLVLAFTPFVTFLIVNVAAEKEHRLKDTMTMMGLYDTAFWLSWGLLYAALVTAMSILMAIIATYTALFPNSDFFVIFPLIFLYGISSIFFSFMLTPLFKKPKFASTVGSMLTVVFGCMSLFTVLMRDFPQPLVWLLCLLSPSAFSIGIAQVVYLEAQGDGAVFSSLTNGPHPLYVPLVMLALDCILYLLLALYLDQVLPGDFGIKRSMLYFLKPSYWSKHRKRYVEVSSVYNAEANGAPGGDECVEPVSPEFRGKEAIRISNICKVYKDKDTTVEALRGFTFDIYEGQITALLGHSGAGKSTLMNILCGICPPTNGSATIYGSPVAEIAEGSEMKQLVGICPQFNIIFDVLTVEEHLRIFAAIKGIPPADIDAEVTRVLKDLDLEKIMTAQAKNLSGGQKRKLSVGIAILGDPKILLLDEPTAGMDPCSRHQVWSLLKSRRADRVIVLSTHYMDEADILADRKAVISQGQLKCVGSSLYLKIKCGVGYHLRMSISEGCDTEKVASLMKQHVPKAKLSRQHDTELTFTLPFENMNTFSGLFSELDCQPQLGIINYGVSMTTLEDVFLRLESEAEVDQADYSVFNREQAEDECDNASLDDTDQRLITFSDSKSDSVSGHTLWRQQFSAVAWLHMLNMRREWKAFVYTLVLFLLFLSSVLIVSLVTGNIQIHSQERQFLPTYLLTKNEAPHRYATSLLVKNSTNSDISDLIRNLESQDIKVELMKQKDYMEAAPHSAAINVTGSKEGFRYTIAFNSTTIHSLPMAVNILSNALLRGLNGTGRIRTWTKPFDYQIPDATSYALVYIEAIMLGMLAVGMPAYFAMDHTRDREIKCRSTLRISGLLPSAYWCGQAAVDIPFYYLILSSMNFILFCFHSGNLSTSSNLTAVVLCTVGFGPAMILFTYVVSFGFTRVQSNRDFFSFICMMVCVVSASVVQLSFVNDNPELTRTLHNILCLFNPLYPLMGCLNCITKATFLPVLYEENFLWKSLLISVVAPYMQCILLLFLLRWLEIRFGGRAMKSDQLCRISSKSKAKPERIPEEGQNEDEDVQMEKARVKEALTCQACEEKPVVVVNNLRKQYKGRKEGFSFTQKTKVATKNISFCVRKGEVLGLLGPNGSGKSTVMHMLSGDTDPTAGQILMGDYSTEFRPVENPLEHVGYCPQVNPLWPRITLQEHLEVYAAIKGLKGQEVPGIIKRVSNALELREHLNKQAKNLSAGLKRKLCFALSMIGNPQIVLLDEPSSGMDPKSKQRMWRAMRAAFRNHQRGAILTTHYMEEAEAVCDRVAIMVSGQLRCIGSIQHLKAKYGQGYSLEVKLREELTGLQQVALLHKEILRIFPHAVRQESFTTLMVYKIPMEDVKSLAHSFSKLENAKQTFNFEEYNFSQSTLEQVFLEFAKEQENDEDEVGPLSTTFQWQRLQQDAAVSVNHVDSVVRQL from the exons ATGAGGAATGCTGGCAGCATGCAGCCGGTTTTTAGAAGAGATGCAGGAGTTTGGTCGCAAACACGAAGTCTTCTCTACAAGAACCTGCTCATCAAATGGAGGACCAAGCAGCAGAGCCTCCAG gagCTGATCCTCCCTCTGCTGCTCCTGGGTCTCCTTATTCTCATCAGCACCCTGAATCCTCACGTTTATTATGGCGCCATCAACACGGCTGAGCTGCCGAATGACGATTTCTTCCAGAACCTCAAAGGCCTGGCTTTCACACCCATCACCAACATCACCAGTCACATCATGGATGAAGTGGCCCATTTCATAA GTGTGCAGGACCGCCTGGAGATGTTTTCCAGCGAGGAGGAACTGGAGAACGCCAGCTTGTATGAGTCGTCCAGCTACATCGGCGTGGTGTTCTTGGACAGCTCTGCCACCTCTTACACACTGCGCTTTCCGCACAACAAGCTGCCCCTGCCGAGTGATTACACAGAGTCTATTG CCAGCTGTTACAGCAGCATGTTGAAATGCAGAGCTGCAAATTATTGGTACTCTGGTTTCACCCGCCTCCAGTCTATGATTGATGCCGCTATCATTGAG ATGCAGTCCAAACGGCCAGTGCGGAAGGAGCTGGATATAAAGGTGGTGATGATGGGCCAGCCGGGCTCCGTGGAGGTGCACAAGTTTCCCCATGCCCTCATCTCCATCTACCTGGTGTTGGCCTTCACACCCTTCGTCACTTTCCTCATCGTCAACGTTGCAGCTGAGAAGGAGCATCGGCTGAAAGACACCATGACCATGATGGGGCTGTACGACACGGCCTTCTG GTTGTCATGGGGTCTTCTGTATGCTGCTCTGGTGACTGCCATGTCCATCCTCATGGCCATCATCGCCACGTACACGGCACTGTTCCCCAACAGCGacttttttgtcatctttccACTCATCTTCCTCTATGGAATATCATCT attttcttctccttcatgtTGACTCCGTTGTTTAAAAAGCCCAAGTTTGCCAGCACCGTGGGCTCCATGCTGACGGTGGTGTTCGGCTGCATGTCGCTGTTCACCGTGCTGATGAGAGACTTCCCACAGCCGCTGGTTTGGCTTCTCTGCCTGCTCTCTCCCAGTGCATTCTCAATTGGTATTGCACAG GTAGTTTACCTGGAAGCACAGGGAGATGGTGCTGTGTTTTCCTCCTTGACCAATGGGCCTCATCCACTCTATGTTCCTCTGGTCATGCTGGCTCTGGACTGTATTCTTTACCTTCTGCTGGCTCTCTACTTAGACCAGGTGCTGCCTG GTGACTTTGGAATCAAGCGATCCATGCTGTACTTCCTGAAGCCGTCTTATTGGTCCAAACACAGAAAGCGCTACGTTGAAGTGAGCTCAGTGTACAATGCCGAGGCGAACGGCGCTCCTGGTGGAGATGAATGTGTTGAGCCCGTTTCCCCCGAGTTCAGAGGGAAAGAAGCAATCCG caTCAGCAACATCTGTAAAGTGTACAAAGACAAGGACACCACAGTGGAGGCTCTGAGAG GGTTCACGTTTGACATCTACGAGGGTCAGATCACAGCTCTGCTGGGACACAGTGGCGCTGGAAAGTCCACGCTGATGAACATCCTGTGCGGCATCTGCCCGCCCACCAACGGCTCGGCCACCATCTACGGCTCTCCCGTGGCGGAGATCGCAGAAGGCTCGGAGATGAAGCAGCTGGTGGGAATCTGCCCTCAGTTCAACATCATCTTTGATGTGCTGACTGTGGAGGAGCACCTCAGGATATTCGCTGCCATCAAAGGGATCCCACCTGCAGATATTGATGCTGAG GTCACCAGAGTGCTGAAGGATCTGGACCTGGAGAAAATCATGACGGCTCAGGCAAAGAATCTGAGTGGAGGCCAAAAGAGAAAACTCTCTGTGGGCATCGCCATCCTCGGAGATCCTAAG ATTCTTCTCCTGGATGAACCCACAGCGGGAATGGACCCCTGCTCCAGACACCAGGTCTGGTCTCTGCTGAAGAGCCGGCGGGCCGACAGGGTCATTGTGCTCAGCACACACTACATGGACGAGGCGGACATCCTCGCTG ATCGTAAAGCTGTGATCTCTCAGGGGCAGCTCAAGTGCGTCGGCTCGTCTCTGTATCTGAAGATCAAGTGTGGCGTCGGATATCATCTCCG aaTGTCGATCAGTGAGGGATGTGACACAGAGAAGGTTGCTTCACTGATGAAGCAGCACGTTCCCAAAGCGAAGTTGTCCCGGCAGCACGACACAGAGCTGACTTTCACTCTGCCCTTTGAGAACATGAACACATTTTCAG GCTTGTTCTCGGAGCTCGACTGCCAGCCGCAGTTGGGGATAATTAACTACGGTGTCTCCATGACTACGCTGGAAGATGTTTTTCTGCGTTTGGAGTCAGAAGCTGAGGTGGATCAAGCTG ACTACAGCGTGTTTAACCGCGAGCAGGCGGAGGACGAATGCGACAACGCGTCTCTGGATGACACAGACCAGCGGCTCATCACCTTCTCAGACAGCAAGTCCGATTCGGTGTCCGGTCACACTCTGTGGCGGCAGCAGTTCAGCGCCGTGGCCTGGCTGCACATGCTCAACATGCGCAGGGAGTGGAAAGCCTTCGTTTACAC TCTGGTGCTGTTCCTGCTCTTCCTTTCTTCGGTTCTCATTGTGTCGCTGGTGACGGGAAACATCCAGATTCACTCACAGGAGCGACAGTTCCTCCCCACGTACCTTTTGACAAAGAACGAAGCGCCTCACAGATACGCCACAAGCCTCCTCGTTAAAAACTCAACCA ACTCGGATATTTCCGACTTGATCCGCAACCTGGAATCACAGGATATCAAAGTGGAACTGATGAAACAGAAAGACTACATGGAGGCGGCTCCGCACAGCGCTGCCATAAACGTCACAGGGTCCAAAGAG GGTTTTAGGTATACCATCGCTTTCAACAGCACCACAATTCATTCCTTACCCATGGCCGTCAATATTCTGAGCAACGCGCTCCTCAGAGGTCTGAATGGAACGGGGCGGATCCGAACCTGGACCAAACCGTTCGACTAT CAAATCCCAGATGCGACGTCTTACGCCCTGGTCTACATAGAGGCCATCATGCTGGGAATGCTGGCTGTCGGAATGCCAGCGTATTTTGCAATGGATCACACTCGAGATCGTGAG ATAAAGTGTCGCTCCACGCTGAGGATCTCTGGCCTGCTACCGTCAGCCTACTGGTGCGGCCAGGCGGCGGTGGACATCCCCTTCTACTACCTCATCCTGTCCTCGATGAACTTCATCCTCTTCTGCTTCCACTCTGGAAACCTGTCGACAAGCAGCAACCTCACCGCTGTG GTCCTCTGCACCGTCGGCTTCGGCCCAGCCATGATCCTCTTCACGTATGTCGTTTCTTTCGGATTCACACGAGTGCAGAGCAACAGAGACTTCTTCTCTTTCATCTGCATGATG gTGTGTGTGGTGTCGGCCTCTGTCGTGCAGCTGTCGTTTGTGAACGACAACCCCGAACTGACCAGAACTCTCCACAACATCTTATGTCTTTTCAACCCCCTGTATCCTCTGATGGGTTGCCTCAACTGCATCACCAAG GCAACATTCCTTCCTGTTCTGTACGAGGAGAACTTCTTGTGGAAAAGTCTGCTCATTTCTGTTGTAGCC ccttACATGCAGTGCATCCTTCTGCTTTTCTTGCTCCGGTGGTTGGAGATCCGATTCGGAGGAAGGGCGATGAAGAGCGATCAGCTCTGCAG GATCTCGTCCAAGTCGAAGGCCAAACCGGAGCGGATCCCGGAGGAAGGGCAGAACGAGGATGAGGACGTTCAGATGGAGAAGGCCAGAGTGAAGGAGGCACTCACTTGTCAGGCTTGTGAGGAG AAACCAGTTGTGGTTGTTAATAACCTAAGAAAGCAGTACAAAGGCAGGAAGGAAGGCTTCTCTTTCACCCAGAAGACCAAAGTAGCCACAAAGAACATCTCGTTCTGCGTTCGCAAAG GGGAAGTTCTTGGCCTGTTGGGCCCCAACGGATCAGGAAAGAGCACGGTCATGCACATGCTGTCAGGCGACACTGACCCCACGGCTGGTCAG ATCCTGATGGGAGACTACAGCACCGAGTTTCGTCCGGTGGAAAATCCTCTGGAGCACGTCGGCTACTGTCCCCAGGTGAACCCTCTGTGGCCCCGGATCACCTTGCAGGAACACCTGGAGGTCTACGCTGCCATCAAGGGTCTAAAGGGCCAAGAAGTCCCGGGCATCATAAAGCG AGTGTCGAACGCTTTGGAGCTGAgagaacatttaaacaaacaggCCAAGAATCTCTCCGCAGGACTCAAACGGAAG CTTTGCTTTGCTCTGAGTATGATCGGGAATCCTCAGATTGTCCTGCTGGATGAGCCGTCGTCAGGAATGGATCCCAAGTCTAAGCAGCGGATGTG GAGGGCCATGCGTGCTGCGTTCAGGAACCATCAGCGAGGAGCCATCCTCACCACACACTACATGGAGGAGGCAGAGGCTGTGTGCGACCGCGTCGCCATCATGGTTTCTGGCCAGCTGAG ATGCATCGGCTCCATCCAGCACCTGAAGGCAAAATACGGACAAGGCTACAGTCTGGAGGTGAAACTGAGAGAGGAGCTGACGGGactccagcaggtggcgctgctgCACAAGGAGATCCTCCGAATCTTTCCTCACGCCGTCCGACAGGAGAG CTTCACCACTCTGATGGTTTATAAGATCCCCATGGAGGACGTCAAGTCGTTGGCTCACTCTTTCTCCAAGTTAGAGAACG
- the abca5 gene encoding cholesterol transporter ABCA5 isoform X1 codes for MYFIPEASLSDTSRPYVIQMRNAGSMQPVFRRDAGVWSQTRSLLYKNLLIKWRTKQQSLQELILPLLLLGLLILISTLNPHVYYGAINTAELPNDDFFQNLKGLAFTPITNITSHIMDEVAHFISVQDRLEMFSSEEELENASLYESSSYIGVVFLDSSATSYTLRFPHNKLPLPSDYTESIASCYSSMLKCRAANYWYSGFTRLQSMIDAAIIEMQSKRPVRKELDIKVVMMGQPGSVEVHKFPHALISIYLVLAFTPFVTFLIVNVAAEKEHRLKDTMTMMGLYDTAFWLSWGLLYAALVTAMSILMAIIATYTALFPNSDFFVIFPLIFLYGISSIFFSFMLTPLFKKPKFASTVGSMLTVVFGCMSLFTVLMRDFPQPLVWLLCLLSPSAFSIGIAQVVYLEAQGDGAVFSSLTNGPHPLYVPLVMLALDCILYLLLALYLDQVLPGDFGIKRSMLYFLKPSYWSKHRKRYVEVSSVYNAEANGAPGGDECVEPVSPEFRGKEAIRISNICKVYKDKDTTVEALRGFTFDIYEGQITALLGHSGAGKSTLMNILCGICPPTNGSATIYGSPVAEIAEGSEMKQLVGICPQFNIIFDVLTVEEHLRIFAAIKGIPPADIDAEVTRVLKDLDLEKIMTAQAKNLSGGQKRKLSVGIAILGDPKILLLDEPTAGMDPCSRHQVWSLLKSRRADRVIVLSTHYMDEADILADRKAVISQGQLKCVGSSLYLKIKCGVGYHLRMSISEGCDTEKVASLMKQHVPKAKLSRQHDTELTFTLPFENMNTFSGLFSELDCQPQLGIINYGVSMTTLEDVFLRLESEAEVDQADYSVFNREQAEDECDNASLDDTDQRLITFSDSKSDSVSGHTLWRQQFSAVAWLHMLNMRREWKAFVYTLVLFLLFLSSVLIVSLVTGNIQIHSQERQFLPTYLLTKNEAPHRYATSLLVKNSTNSDISDLIRNLESQDIKVELMKQKDYMEAAPHSAAINVTGSKEGFRYTIAFNSTTIHSLPMAVNILSNALLRGLNGTGRIRTWTKPFDYQIPDATSYALVYIEAIMLGMLAVGMPAYFAMDHTRDREIKCRSTLRISGLLPSAYWCGQAAVDIPFYYLILSSMNFILFCFHSGNLSTSSNLTAVVLCTVGFGPAMILFTYVVSFGFTRVQSNRDFFSFICMMVCVVSASVVQLSFVNDNPELTRTLHNILCLFNPLYPLMGCLNCITKATFLPVLYEENFLWKSLLISVVAPYMQCILLLFLLRWLEIRFGGRAMKSDQLCRISSKSKAKPERIPEEGQNEDEDVQMEKARVKEALTCQACEEKPVVVVNNLRKQYKGRKEGFSFTQKTKVATKNISFCVRKGEVLGLLGPNGSGKSTVMHMLSGDTDPTAGQILMGDYSTEFRPVENPLEHVGYCPQVNPLWPRITLQEHLEVYAAIKGLKGQEVPGIIKRVSNALELREHLNKQAKNLSAGLKRKLCFALSMIGNPQIVLLDEPSSGMDPKSKQRMWRAMRAAFRNHQRGAILTTHYMEEAEAVCDRVAIMVSGQLRCIGSIQHLKAKYGQGYSLEVKLREELTGLQQVALLHKEILRIFPHAVRQESFTTLMVYKIPMEDVKSLAHSFSKLENAKQTFNFEEYNFSQSTLEQVFLEFAKEQENDEDEVGPLSTTFQWQRLQQDAAVSVNHVDSVVRQL; via the exons ATGTATTTCATAC CTGAGGCCAGCCTTAGTGACACATCCCGTCCGTACGTCATCCAGATGAGGAATGCTGGCAGCATGCAGCCGGTTTTTAGAAGAGATGCAGGAGTTTGGTCGCAAACACGAAGTCTTCTCTACAAGAACCTGCTCATCAAATGGAGGACCAAGCAGCAGAGCCTCCAG gagCTGATCCTCCCTCTGCTGCTCCTGGGTCTCCTTATTCTCATCAGCACCCTGAATCCTCACGTTTATTATGGCGCCATCAACACGGCTGAGCTGCCGAATGACGATTTCTTCCAGAACCTCAAAGGCCTGGCTTTCACACCCATCACCAACATCACCAGTCACATCATGGATGAAGTGGCCCATTTCATAA GTGTGCAGGACCGCCTGGAGATGTTTTCCAGCGAGGAGGAACTGGAGAACGCCAGCTTGTATGAGTCGTCCAGCTACATCGGCGTGGTGTTCTTGGACAGCTCTGCCACCTCTTACACACTGCGCTTTCCGCACAACAAGCTGCCCCTGCCGAGTGATTACACAGAGTCTATTG CCAGCTGTTACAGCAGCATGTTGAAATGCAGAGCTGCAAATTATTGGTACTCTGGTTTCACCCGCCTCCAGTCTATGATTGATGCCGCTATCATTGAG ATGCAGTCCAAACGGCCAGTGCGGAAGGAGCTGGATATAAAGGTGGTGATGATGGGCCAGCCGGGCTCCGTGGAGGTGCACAAGTTTCCCCATGCCCTCATCTCCATCTACCTGGTGTTGGCCTTCACACCCTTCGTCACTTTCCTCATCGTCAACGTTGCAGCTGAGAAGGAGCATCGGCTGAAAGACACCATGACCATGATGGGGCTGTACGACACGGCCTTCTG GTTGTCATGGGGTCTTCTGTATGCTGCTCTGGTGACTGCCATGTCCATCCTCATGGCCATCATCGCCACGTACACGGCACTGTTCCCCAACAGCGacttttttgtcatctttccACTCATCTTCCTCTATGGAATATCATCT attttcttctccttcatgtTGACTCCGTTGTTTAAAAAGCCCAAGTTTGCCAGCACCGTGGGCTCCATGCTGACGGTGGTGTTCGGCTGCATGTCGCTGTTCACCGTGCTGATGAGAGACTTCCCACAGCCGCTGGTTTGGCTTCTCTGCCTGCTCTCTCCCAGTGCATTCTCAATTGGTATTGCACAG GTAGTTTACCTGGAAGCACAGGGAGATGGTGCTGTGTTTTCCTCCTTGACCAATGGGCCTCATCCACTCTATGTTCCTCTGGTCATGCTGGCTCTGGACTGTATTCTTTACCTTCTGCTGGCTCTCTACTTAGACCAGGTGCTGCCTG GTGACTTTGGAATCAAGCGATCCATGCTGTACTTCCTGAAGCCGTCTTATTGGTCCAAACACAGAAAGCGCTACGTTGAAGTGAGCTCAGTGTACAATGCCGAGGCGAACGGCGCTCCTGGTGGAGATGAATGTGTTGAGCCCGTTTCCCCCGAGTTCAGAGGGAAAGAAGCAATCCG caTCAGCAACATCTGTAAAGTGTACAAAGACAAGGACACCACAGTGGAGGCTCTGAGAG GGTTCACGTTTGACATCTACGAGGGTCAGATCACAGCTCTGCTGGGACACAGTGGCGCTGGAAAGTCCACGCTGATGAACATCCTGTGCGGCATCTGCCCGCCCACCAACGGCTCGGCCACCATCTACGGCTCTCCCGTGGCGGAGATCGCAGAAGGCTCGGAGATGAAGCAGCTGGTGGGAATCTGCCCTCAGTTCAACATCATCTTTGATGTGCTGACTGTGGAGGAGCACCTCAGGATATTCGCTGCCATCAAAGGGATCCCACCTGCAGATATTGATGCTGAG GTCACCAGAGTGCTGAAGGATCTGGACCTGGAGAAAATCATGACGGCTCAGGCAAAGAATCTGAGTGGAGGCCAAAAGAGAAAACTCTCTGTGGGCATCGCCATCCTCGGAGATCCTAAG ATTCTTCTCCTGGATGAACCCACAGCGGGAATGGACCCCTGCTCCAGACACCAGGTCTGGTCTCTGCTGAAGAGCCGGCGGGCCGACAGGGTCATTGTGCTCAGCACACACTACATGGACGAGGCGGACATCCTCGCTG ATCGTAAAGCTGTGATCTCTCAGGGGCAGCTCAAGTGCGTCGGCTCGTCTCTGTATCTGAAGATCAAGTGTGGCGTCGGATATCATCTCCG aaTGTCGATCAGTGAGGGATGTGACACAGAGAAGGTTGCTTCACTGATGAAGCAGCACGTTCCCAAAGCGAAGTTGTCCCGGCAGCACGACACAGAGCTGACTTTCACTCTGCCCTTTGAGAACATGAACACATTTTCAG GCTTGTTCTCGGAGCTCGACTGCCAGCCGCAGTTGGGGATAATTAACTACGGTGTCTCCATGACTACGCTGGAAGATGTTTTTCTGCGTTTGGAGTCAGAAGCTGAGGTGGATCAAGCTG ACTACAGCGTGTTTAACCGCGAGCAGGCGGAGGACGAATGCGACAACGCGTCTCTGGATGACACAGACCAGCGGCTCATCACCTTCTCAGACAGCAAGTCCGATTCGGTGTCCGGTCACACTCTGTGGCGGCAGCAGTTCAGCGCCGTGGCCTGGCTGCACATGCTCAACATGCGCAGGGAGTGGAAAGCCTTCGTTTACAC TCTGGTGCTGTTCCTGCTCTTCCTTTCTTCGGTTCTCATTGTGTCGCTGGTGACGGGAAACATCCAGATTCACTCACAGGAGCGACAGTTCCTCCCCACGTACCTTTTGACAAAGAACGAAGCGCCTCACAGATACGCCACAAGCCTCCTCGTTAAAAACTCAACCA ACTCGGATATTTCCGACTTGATCCGCAACCTGGAATCACAGGATATCAAAGTGGAACTGATGAAACAGAAAGACTACATGGAGGCGGCTCCGCACAGCGCTGCCATAAACGTCACAGGGTCCAAAGAG GGTTTTAGGTATACCATCGCTTTCAACAGCACCACAATTCATTCCTTACCCATGGCCGTCAATATTCTGAGCAACGCGCTCCTCAGAGGTCTGAATGGAACGGGGCGGATCCGAACCTGGACCAAACCGTTCGACTAT CAAATCCCAGATGCGACGTCTTACGCCCTGGTCTACATAGAGGCCATCATGCTGGGAATGCTGGCTGTCGGAATGCCAGCGTATTTTGCAATGGATCACACTCGAGATCGTGAG ATAAAGTGTCGCTCCACGCTGAGGATCTCTGGCCTGCTACCGTCAGCCTACTGGTGCGGCCAGGCGGCGGTGGACATCCCCTTCTACTACCTCATCCTGTCCTCGATGAACTTCATCCTCTTCTGCTTCCACTCTGGAAACCTGTCGACAAGCAGCAACCTCACCGCTGTG GTCCTCTGCACCGTCGGCTTCGGCCCAGCCATGATCCTCTTCACGTATGTCGTTTCTTTCGGATTCACACGAGTGCAGAGCAACAGAGACTTCTTCTCTTTCATCTGCATGATG gTGTGTGTGGTGTCGGCCTCTGTCGTGCAGCTGTCGTTTGTGAACGACAACCCCGAACTGACCAGAACTCTCCACAACATCTTATGTCTTTTCAACCCCCTGTATCCTCTGATGGGTTGCCTCAACTGCATCACCAAG GCAACATTCCTTCCTGTTCTGTACGAGGAGAACTTCTTGTGGAAAAGTCTGCTCATTTCTGTTGTAGCC ccttACATGCAGTGCATCCTTCTGCTTTTCTTGCTCCGGTGGTTGGAGATCCGATTCGGAGGAAGGGCGATGAAGAGCGATCAGCTCTGCAG GATCTCGTCCAAGTCGAAGGCCAAACCGGAGCGGATCCCGGAGGAAGGGCAGAACGAGGATGAGGACGTTCAGATGGAGAAGGCCAGAGTGAAGGAGGCACTCACTTGTCAGGCTTGTGAGGAG AAACCAGTTGTGGTTGTTAATAACCTAAGAAAGCAGTACAAAGGCAGGAAGGAAGGCTTCTCTTTCACCCAGAAGACCAAAGTAGCCACAAAGAACATCTCGTTCTGCGTTCGCAAAG GGGAAGTTCTTGGCCTGTTGGGCCCCAACGGATCAGGAAAGAGCACGGTCATGCACATGCTGTCAGGCGACACTGACCCCACGGCTGGTCAG ATCCTGATGGGAGACTACAGCACCGAGTTTCGTCCGGTGGAAAATCCTCTGGAGCACGTCGGCTACTGTCCCCAGGTGAACCCTCTGTGGCCCCGGATCACCTTGCAGGAACACCTGGAGGTCTACGCTGCCATCAAGGGTCTAAAGGGCCAAGAAGTCCCGGGCATCATAAAGCG AGTGTCGAACGCTTTGGAGCTGAgagaacatttaaacaaacaggCCAAGAATCTCTCCGCAGGACTCAAACGGAAG CTTTGCTTTGCTCTGAGTATGATCGGGAATCCTCAGATTGTCCTGCTGGATGAGCCGTCGTCAGGAATGGATCCCAAGTCTAAGCAGCGGATGTG GAGGGCCATGCGTGCTGCGTTCAGGAACCATCAGCGAGGAGCCATCCTCACCACACACTACATGGAGGAGGCAGAGGCTGTGTGCGACCGCGTCGCCATCATGGTTTCTGGCCAGCTGAG ATGCATCGGCTCCATCCAGCACCTGAAGGCAAAATACGGACAAGGCTACAGTCTGGAGGTGAAACTGAGAGAGGAGCTGACGGGactccagcaggtggcgctgctgCACAAGGAGATCCTCCGAATCTTTCCTCACGCCGTCCGACAGGAGAG CTTCACCACTCTGATGGTTTATAAGATCCCCATGGAGGACGTCAAGTCGTTGGCTCACTCTTTCTCCAAGTTAGAGAACG